One Falco peregrinus isolate bFalPer1 chromosome W, bFalPer1.pri, whole genome shotgun sequence genomic window, CTCACTCCCCAACGGggcaagcagttgttgaaagggcaaaccgtaccctgaaggattatcttcagagacagaaagtatcgcaGGACATAGACGTAACTAAACggttgactaaggtgttgtttaccttaaactCTCTCTCCCTTAGGGAGGgtagagagggaccacctgttgttatacatcaccaaacagcgcgagggaaccaaacaactacagttcctggtttgaatgttttgtataaaaatatggcttcaggcatatgggaaggacctaatccggtgttatttatcggtagaggttatttttgtatctccacagataaaggacctatatgggtccctagcaagtttgtgcgacctgtatgtcaagatcagaagacggaagagaagactcagagcgagcagacggaataaactgtctatgttgtaagggatgtaacccGCGGGTGTTATGCcaatgtatgctatgtggggtaaaacggttctgtaagccaaagcttaaatgtaaatggtgtgaagagtgtatgtgtttgattagtaaccAGGCATGAAACAAGAGAAATCATACgactagtgtaataccatgctgattggagacagcatacatcatcagaatctgtgaaagcacagatttgtgggctggaatgtaagaaaaaaaaggaaaaaaagaaaaaaaagtggaaattgcAGGACTAAACATGTttgagtggtggacttggtttgcggtcttgatgaattttttacccattggccaaagtattattgacatcttgcctaggacaaacatatgggtgacacGGGCAAATATCACGggagtaacagacttttgttttgAGTCTGCAACAATCTgacaacccctttagaacttgtttaattggtattcccctgcaagagaatgaaacaaattttgatggtttttggaatgttaaaacagtggatctgacttccaatcagaatggtacatgtatgagtccaaatgggcaatatgtttggccttctatgcgtaatgcagcgtggcagaaaacggttattgagaatttaaatcagccacatcatttacctttgcaggagttagacctattggGTAGCGTTGTACCTGTTGAATATGTTAATGTAACTGCAACTGGTATGGCAGACTGTACCCACATGTCATCACCACTTCAACCCgtgaatggcactggagtaatttggtttggtgacccATGGCAGTTATGGCTGACACATCAAGGTGAACGGGGgttttatacagggtttcaaaatctaaccggTTCACCTATTTGGGGTGAATTGAAAACTGGGGGTTTCCATGTAGATGTATCAGGGGGTTATCAGCTGCCACCGGGAGTCTTTCtgatatgtggggacagagcgtggccagggattcctttgtatcctgtcggtggaccatgttatttagggtGTTTGACCTTGTTTGCTCCACGTATGAAAGACTTATTGAAAATGGCTCAACAATCTCATAGATCACTGAGGACACTGtgcacctttgatgaaacatgtaatgaccgaATTGATCTACAGTCTGTGACAGCAAATGTcctagcctccatatttatgccgGGGGCAACGGcagcattaaatgctaagaatatacAAAGGTTAgcgtgctggggagagaaacaatttaatcttacatcacagattttaagtttgttattgcttgatgtagatagtgttaggcatgctacgTTACAAAATAGGGCTGTAATAGATTTTTTGctattagcacatggacacggttgtgaggattttgaagggatgtgttgtatgaacctttccgatcattccatatcgatgcacaagaagttgtcacaactgcagggaaacatgaagcatattcttgctgatgataatcccttcgatgaatggttgagaggactggggataacaggttggttaaagacgttattgatggaaggaatatgctttgttataatcattgtTGTGATGTTCttagtttttagctgtttattttcttgtttgaagaaaggtttaacatCTATCGTGAAACAGACATgggttgtccaaaaagaaaaagggggatatgtagagtgatttttaaaggaccgaggacatatgttaccattgtccgtGTTGGACAACtcaggcctgttagttgaagctgcagagcaactttaaattgtcctgggaacaagcagtgtgcgaaggaaaacaagctatgcacaaacaagaagccaggtgcagagcaagtcctgggaactgCGGAATCAACACGCTTgcatcggcacactctgatcaggcgcctgcagcatgctcaccgaTCAGCCACACGGACGCCCGCGtggccagagacttttatccaatcacctgtgtgtaaagtcgggtgagcggtcggtttaagttataaatatgacctgtttaATAAAgggagcacggcatgtagccatattggtgtgattgtcgtgacttggccaACTCTCCATGGGGGACTCTCTTCGAAAAAGTTACCTTTTTGAACTGGTTAACTGCCggcgggggggtggtggtggttatGGGTAATCCAAGAGATGGGATTCTTGGATGGGATACATCTTGGCACCTCCCCACACCTCGGTACGTGCCGTCCCTCCTTTCAGGCACGATACAGGGATACTCCTTAGACTCCCAACTAAGGCCATTGCACTTTTGGGAAAATAATACCAAATTCTGGGGCCACAGAGGAAGGTTGGCACGGTCTAGCTGGGTGTTGGGGTTGTTACCTGCGACCGGAGGGACTTGGGGTTGAGGGGCTGCCTGAAAACCGCTGGTGTGTtttgggaaaggaggagagattTATGGTTTGCTCCTTCGCTGgttataaaaaaatcattgacGAGCAAATTTAGGGGGTCATCTTTTCTTCTGGGAGAGAGAAATTGCTCTAGAAAACCTGGGTTAGATGCCTTTGCCTCTGGGCCCGTAAAAGTAGTGATCTTACCTATTCTGTGTGCTGGGAAGAGATTTTGCAGGTTCCTTGTCCTCACTGCTGTGAGCAAGCTTGCTTCCCTGGGACCGGGGCCGGGCAGGGTGCTGAGGGCATGCTCGCTGGTACAGTACCTCGCCGTAGGCCAACTGAATTGGGATTTATCATTAACAACCTTCATCTCTTACAACCCTTAAAAAAAGTAGATTGTTAATAATTTTGGCTAATGTTTGAGGACTCATAGTGTAGTTTAGCCTTATCCTGTCATGACTGAATTTGACAAATACGAGCTGCAGTCACATAAAATTTGGAATGCACTTTTTCATATAGAAATGGGCATCAAAGCAAGAAGATGGGAATGATTCTGTTCCTGCTGGAAGGAGCCACTCTTACCTGAAGCACTTGATGTTCACAGCACCCAGGGTGCAGACACCGCAGCAACGAGTCCACCAGCTTCTTTCCAAACTTGCAACTAGTTTGAAACCactattttcctctttattttcccagtattcacatttttttttggtgtgcaaGTTTTCTGTCCCTGCTCTGAGGTCTGGGTGTCGAGCTCTCTGTCCCCACGTACACAGGGATAGGAAGGGTGTGATTAGGTTGCCCTCAAactcctgccagcccctggcaccTGAGCGATTGCAGCTCTCCGTGCAGGCAGAGCGTTACACCACCTGCTGTATGTGCATTGCAACACTCCGTTCTGATTTTCCTTCCAGCGGGGATGTGTTCACACGCTGCTTTATGTTGAACTGTTTGGTAACAAATACGATTTACTACTCATGCATGTTGTTCAGTTGCTACAGTTCCCTTCCTCAGTCACTGGGATTTCTTCTCCTGTCTCTTGCCTGGTCCTCATCGAGGATGTAAAGCAAACTCTTTAAAGGTACCTGCATGCAATAACTATATTTAATGTGAGATCAACAGTTTAGGTCTGGGTCCTCAAATGAAGGAAGATCCATACAGGTTCCACCATCTTCTGTTTGTAGTTCTtccctggaggtgctggaggctgctgagcagagagctGCCTGCGACCACTGCTCACCCAGGTCTTACCTCCGTGGCTGGTTGGATTTTGCTTACGTTACCTGCCTTAACATTTTGTCCTCAGAGGAACTCAAATAGGGTCTAAATTAGGCCTTGTAGCTGTTGAATACCATATTTATAGTGCATTTTGTGTCTGGAAGTGGCTGTGCATGCCATCTGTATGGGTAGCTGCAGACTTGGGTACTATGCGTACTATGGGTACTTGCGTACTATGTGTACGCACATACTCTGCTTGCAAGAGTGGACCAGCGCGATTCACTGGgcacatttaaagaaaaattaagatgatCTTTAAATCTGAAGCAGCCTCTTTAATACAACCGAAACAACATCAGATACTCTCTATAAAGCAGTTCAATTATATAACTTGTTCTTTGTGTTCTCAGGGAGGTGGAATTATTTCTCAGGCAGCAGAATGCTCAGCTCgcccttcttcttcttcctttgtgcTTGTGCTGGAGGTTAAGTCCAAAAGCCAGCTTGAGAAAAGCCTTGGTGCAGAATACATCGCCACCTTCTAGAAAAAAGCGTAAGCTGTTTAATGGAGCGAACGTCACTGACACTGTCTGCCCTCCAGAGAACCCTCAGAACAGCATTTTTGCAAAGGGCTGGGTGTTAGGGATGCACGAGAGGTTTTGGTGTGCGAGTACGCTTCGCCTTTCCCATCACATCTCTTTTGAGGCAGctgttgcttaaaaataatgcaataatTTTGTGGGGGTGCTAAAATTCTCTGCTAAAATACACCTCAGTGAAATGagcatctgctttttcattgACTTTAGAAGAACCTAGGCACAAGGTTTCCTTTATATATCTGCACTGGAAGGACTGGCTTTTTCCTAGCTTTTCTGTCAAAAGTTTAATGACTTCTCCATTAAAGCTGAGCTGGCTTTGTCGATGCGTCACTGGTTGCATCCTCCGTGAGCTTCCAGTGCTAGCAGCTTGGTTCAGGTACGTCACACAGCTTTGGATGAGAGGTCCACATCCCGTGTTCAAACCTGCAGTCACACGCTGGTCCTGCAATTGATTGAATGCTAACGACTGCGTAGTCTAAACTggaaatctgctttaaaaagggATATGTGGCAACAGATCGTCCGGGAGTGGGTAGGGATGGTACCTATTTTTTCCAATGGGATACCAATACATTGGCTGGACAAGATGTccaggcacctgcagcatctcaggTGGCTGCTTGTCCTCAGGTTTCCCTAGGGGAATCTTAGATATTCCCCGATTTGTGCAACAAAGTCATAGTGAAATAGAATCATCATCGAAtgatagaatggtttgggtcgGGAGGGACCTTAAAGCTCACCCAGTCCCCCCCCATGTCACCAGCCTAGGTGGCTccaagccccagcctggccttgggtGCCGCTGGGGATggagcacccacagctccagGCGTTCAGCTCGTGCTGCACCCATCCCGACCTTCCACCCCGAGCCCTGCGGGAGCCAGACTGGGCAGCAGGtgggagaaaaagcaggaaaatgatGGAAGGGGCACTTTTCCCTCTCCATCCCCTGCAATCCCTTTCCCATCACCGGGAAAACGCCGCTGCGATGGAGGCAATTGGGGCCGAAGCCTCTAGAGGTCGGTGCAGCTCAACCCATGCCCGTATCCCCGGAAGCGCAGGCAGCACTCATCGCAGGCTTCCAACGGGCAGCGtttctgccagccctgcctgcagcactgccagcaacCCCACCACCGGCATGGGATCCATTTAAGACCAGCCTGGGGATCGGGGGAGAGATCTGGGGAGCAAAatactcttttccttttttcttttttttttttcctttttttttccttttttccttttttccctttttcttctcttttcctctcttttttcttttttcttttcctttttttccttttttcttctcttttcttcacttttcttctcttttttctttttttttttttccttctttttttttatcctgtccGCAGGCAGCCAGAGCACCTGGAGAAACAGGGCAGGGATAGCTGCTCCCAGGGGTGGCCCGTGGAGAAGTACCACACACGGGATAGCAGTGATACTTGCAGACAGATGTGTTGACTGCCCctcttttccagtattttccaGAATTATGGCTGTCTGATTGTTGTGACTTGTGTATTGACTATTCTGGGACATGCTGTCTAAATCCAGCTGTGGAAATGAAGCCGTAAGCCCGCTCTAGCATCACCCTGTGGGCTGTGGTCTCGAGTCTGAGGTGGGAAAGCTGGCAAGCGGTTCCCTACACAAGCATCCATGGAAGAGGGAAGATGGTAGGTAGGTGGTCAGATATGCCAAAGGCTTCAGCTCTGGGCTTAAATGTCCCCTGTTCCGCTGAAATTCCACTGAAGGACCTTGGCCCTTTGGTGAATTTGATGCAAAGTACCTTGAAGTCTAAAAATAGAGATGTTTGGGGAAATAGAAGGCTTTACTGTTTCCATTATATTTACTGTGGTGCACAGGGAGGCTGATTCACAGCCCTTTgaaaccagagagaaaaaaaaaaaatctgttgccTCTAAACAGGCTCAGCTGTGGTTATTTCTAAAGTCATTGCAAAGCGAAGCAGTTCTGATTTAAATCAAGCCAACCTGCGCTCTCCCGCATCCCCCTTCCCAGCCTTCCCGCggctcccagtgctgcagaagctcctgggggggtgggagggtgatGAAACCAGCCACAAACA contains:
- the LOC129783004 gene encoding uncharacterized protein LOC129783004, producing the protein MSPNGQYVWPSMRNAAWQKTVIENLNQPHHLPLQELDLLGSVVPVEYVNVTATGMADCTHMSSPLQPVNGTGVIWFGDPWQLWLTHQGERGFYTGFQNLTGSPIWGELKTGGFHVDVSGGYQLPPGVFLICGDRAWPGIPLYPVGGPCYLGCLTLFAPRMKDLLKMAQQSHRSLRTLCTFDETCNDRIDLQSVTANVLASIFMPGATAALNAKNIQRLACWGEKQFNLTSQILSLLLLDVDSVRHATLQNRAVIDFLLLAHGHGCEDFEGMCCMNLSDHSISMHKKLSQLQGNMKHILADDNPFDEWLRGLGITGWLKTLLMEGICFVIIIVVMFLVFSCLFSCLKKGLTSIVKQTWVVQKEKGGYVE